The Agromyces sp. LHK192 genome includes a window with the following:
- a CDS encoding TetR/AcrR family transcriptional regulator, which produces MPQRSTASSRSDGYATGRATKKAIVASAAEAFAQKGFYGASLRSIAVGAGVDHSTLLHHFGNKTALLLAVIDWHDQQQLRAELPTSLSAEALVDGFVRTARSNRDSPGLVQLLSMMTAEAGAEDHPARPALQRRHQRLIKIFTWVIKRQRARLDLPDDGLTPAQRAALIIATWDGLQVFDALNPGVLDIPALLERDLRDAFGLDAAESAR; this is translated from the coding sequence TACGCCACCGGCCGCGCCACCAAGAAGGCGATCGTCGCCAGCGCCGCCGAGGCCTTCGCGCAGAAGGGCTTCTACGGCGCCTCGCTGCGGAGCATCGCCGTCGGGGCCGGGGTCGACCACTCGACCCTGCTCCACCACTTCGGCAACAAGACGGCGCTGCTGCTCGCCGTCATTGACTGGCACGACCAGCAGCAACTGCGCGCCGAACTGCCCACGAGCCTCAGCGCCGAGGCGCTCGTCGACGGGTTCGTGCGCACCGCCCGGAGCAACCGCGACTCCCCCGGTCTCGTGCAGTTGCTCTCGATGATGACCGCGGAGGCCGGCGCCGAGGACCACCCCGCCCGCCCCGCGCTGCAACGCCGGCACCAGCGTCTCATCAAGATCTTCACCTGGGTGATCAAGCGCCAGCGCGCCCGCCTCGACCTCCCGGACGACGGACTCACGCCGGCCCAGCGCGCGGCCCTCATCATCGCGACGTGGGACGGCCTGCAGGTGTTCGACGCCCTGAACCCGGGTGTGCTCGACATCCCGGCCCTGCTCGAACGCGACCTCCGCGACGCCTTCGGCCTCGACGCGGCCGAAAGCGCTCGCTGA
- a CDS encoding aldehyde dehydrogenase family protein, producing the protein MTDTAILGTVTDFLSSPRRLLIDGELRDAADGRTFETVDPATEDVLAHVARAGTEDVDRAVAAARRAFEHGSAWSRFTPRERGRLLWRVADLLEENADELAQLEALDGGKPFVGARDGDVATAAELFRYFAGWANKMEGTTIQLSSRTAQFHAYTVREPIGVVAGIVPWNFPLTMAAFKIVPAITAGNTVVLKPAEQTPLSALRLGELLLEAGLPAGVVNVLPGFGDTGAALVAHRDVDKVAFTGSTEVGKKIAAAAAGNLKKVSLELGGKAPNLVFDDADLAKAIPGSAHAAFFNQGQCCVNGSRLYVQRGVFDEVVAGIAEIARGIRVGSALDERTDMGPLISDEQFAKVTGYLEAGVADGATVVEGGARVGDRGYFVRPTVFTDVSEQMSIQQDEIFGPVVTAVPFDTEEEAVALANNTRYGLAAGVWSRDIGTAHRVGGRLRAGTVWLNSWHADDVTLPRGGYKESGWGRELGSFGLEDYTELKTVIAEL; encoded by the coding sequence ATGACCGACACGGCCATCCTCGGAACCGTCACCGACTTCCTCTCGTCGCCGAGGCGCCTGCTCATCGACGGCGAACTGCGGGACGCCGCCGACGGCCGCACCTTCGAGACCGTCGACCCGGCCACCGAGGACGTGCTCGCCCACGTCGCGCGGGCCGGGACGGAGGACGTGGACCGGGCCGTCGCCGCCGCGCGGCGGGCGTTCGAGCACGGATCGGCATGGAGCCGGTTCACGCCGCGGGAGCGGGGTCGCCTGCTCTGGAGGGTCGCCGACCTGCTCGAGGAGAACGCCGACGAACTCGCCCAGCTCGAGGCGCTCGATGGCGGCAAGCCGTTCGTCGGAGCCCGCGACGGCGACGTCGCGACGGCTGCCGAGCTCTTCCGCTACTTCGCCGGCTGGGCGAACAAGATGGAGGGGACGACGATCCAGCTCTCCAGCCGCACCGCGCAGTTCCACGCGTACACGGTGCGCGAACCGATCGGCGTCGTCGCGGGGATCGTGCCGTGGAACTTCCCGCTGACCATGGCCGCCTTCAAGATCGTCCCCGCGATCACGGCCGGCAACACGGTGGTGCTCAAGCCCGCCGAGCAGACGCCGCTGAGCGCCCTGCGCCTCGGCGAGCTGCTGCTCGAGGCCGGCCTGCCTGCGGGCGTCGTCAACGTGCTCCCCGGCTTCGGCGACACCGGCGCGGCCCTCGTCGCCCACCGCGACGTCGACAAGGTGGCGTTCACCGGGTCGACCGAGGTGGGCAAGAAGATCGCCGCCGCCGCGGCCGGGAACCTCAAGAAGGTGTCGCTCGAACTCGGCGGCAAGGCCCCGAACCTCGTCTTCGACGACGCGGACCTCGCCAAGGCGATTCCCGGTTCGGCGCACGCCGCCTTCTTCAACCAGGGGCAGTGCTGCGTGAACGGCTCCAGGCTCTACGTGCAGCGGGGGGTGTTCGACGAGGTCGTCGCCGGCATCGCCGAGATCGCCAGGGGCATCCGCGTCGGCAGCGCCCTCGATGAGCGCACCGACATGGGCCCGCTCATCTCCGACGAACAGTTCGCGAAGGTCACCGGATACCTCGAGGCCGGCGTCGCCGACGGCGCGACCGTCGTCGAGGGCGGTGCCCGCGTCGGCGACCGCGGCTACTTCGTGCGGCCGACGGTCTTCACCGACGTGAGCGAGCAGATGTCGATCCAGCAGGACGAGATCTTCGGCCCGGTGGTCACCGCGGTCCCGTTCGACACCGAGGAGGAGGCCGTCGCGCTCGCGAACAACACCCGGTACGGCCTGGCCGCCGGCGTCTGGTCGCGCGACATCGGCACCGCGCACCGGGTCGGCGGACGCCTGCGGGCCGGGACCGTGTGGCTCAACTCGTGGCACGCCGACGACGTCACGCTGCCTCGCGGCGGATACAAGGAGTCGGGCTGGGGTCGGGAGCTCGGCTCGTTCGGGCTCGAGGACTACACCGAGCTGAAGACGGTCATCGCCGAGCTCTGA
- a CDS encoding sugar ABC transporter ATP-binding protein — MTGTTDPTAPPALAVRNLRKTFGETTALDGVTFEVRPHEVVGLIGENGAGKSTLLKTLIGLVQPDEGTIEVRGVPVRMRGIAQAGAAGIGMVFQEQSLIPNLTVAENILLAAEGPAVVGGLYRWGELNRRAQAQLDKIGSKISPRAITEELSFADRQMVEVAKVLATEERTNDEPVVLLDEPTSVLDRDETEVLFAQIERLRARASVVFVSHRLDEVLRVSDRVYVLRNGQTVAECTPGEVDEETLRRLMIGRDLEGSHYGEEFQRPPREEVLLHVDDLTVKGVCDHVGFDVHAGEVLGIAGVQGSGREELCRALFGALAARSGRVTLSGRRARLRSPRAAIAADVGFVPAERRREGMVASMSVAENITLPHLDEVCAGPVLRRGRERALAEEWIERLHIRTPGASAPIGSLSGGNQQKAVLARWMVSDSLRLLILDHPTRGLDVGAKSEVYRLIHELTASGVAVILMADSLEELIAMSHRVLVMRDGRVSAMLDAPPERKPAPVDVLEQMI, encoded by the coding sequence ATGACCGGGACCACGGACCCCACCGCCCCGCCCGCGCTCGCCGTGCGCAACCTGCGCAAGACGTTCGGCGAGACGACGGCGCTCGACGGCGTCACCTTCGAGGTGCGACCGCACGAGGTCGTCGGCCTCATCGGCGAGAACGGCGCCGGCAAGTCGACCCTGCTGAAGACCCTCATCGGCCTCGTGCAGCCCGACGAGGGCACCATCGAGGTGCGCGGCGTGCCGGTGCGCATGCGGGGCATCGCCCAGGCCGGCGCCGCCGGCATCGGCATGGTGTTCCAGGAGCAGTCGTTGATCCCGAACCTCACCGTCGCCGAGAACATCCTGCTCGCCGCCGAGGGCCCCGCCGTCGTCGGCGGCCTGTACCGCTGGGGCGAGCTCAACCGGCGCGCCCAGGCGCAGCTCGACAAGATCGGCTCGAAGATCTCGCCCAGGGCGATCACCGAGGAGCTGAGCTTCGCCGACCGGCAGATGGTCGAGGTCGCCAAGGTCCTCGCGACCGAGGAGCGCACCAACGACGAACCCGTCGTACTGCTCGACGAGCCGACGTCGGTCCTCGACCGCGACGAGACCGAGGTGCTGTTCGCGCAGATCGAGCGGCTCCGCGCCCGGGCATCCGTCGTGTTCGTCTCGCACCGGCTCGACGAGGTGCTCCGCGTCTCCGACCGCGTCTACGTCCTGCGCAACGGGCAGACGGTCGCCGAATGCACGCCCGGCGAGGTCGACGAGGAGACGCTGCGCCGGCTCATGATCGGCCGCGACCTCGAGGGCAGCCACTACGGCGAGGAGTTCCAGCGCCCGCCGCGCGAGGAGGTGCTGCTCCACGTCGACGACCTGACCGTCAAGGGCGTCTGCGACCACGTCGGCTTCGACGTCCACGCCGGCGAGGTGCTCGGCATCGCGGGCGTGCAGGGCTCCGGCCGCGAGGAGCTGTGCCGCGCGCTGTTCGGGGCGCTCGCCGCCCGCAGCGGCCGGGTCACCCTGTCCGGCCGTCGCGCCCGCCTGCGATCGCCGCGCGCCGCGATCGCCGCCGACGTCGGGTTCGTCCCGGCCGAACGGCGTCGCGAGGGCATGGTCGCGTCCATGTCGGTGGCCGAGAACATCACGCTGCCCCACCTCGACGAGGTCTGCGCGGGGCCCGTGCTCCGCCGCGGCAGGGAGCGGGCGCTCGCCGAGGAATGGATCGAGCGACTGCACATCCGGACGCCCGGGGCATCCGCCCCGATCGGATCGCTCTCCGGCGGCAACCAGCAGAAGGCGGTCCTCGCCCGATGGATGGTGTCGGACTCGCTGCGGCTGCTGATCCTCGACCACCCCACCCGCGGGCTCGACGTCGGCGCGAAGAGCGAGGTGTACCGGCTCATCCACGAACTGACGGCCTCGGGCGTCGCCGTCATCCTGATGGCCGACAGCCTCGAGGAGCTCATCGCGATGAGCCACCGCGTGCTCGTCATGCGCGACGGCCGCGTGAGCGCCATGCTCGACGCACCGCCCGAGCGCAAGCCCGCACCCGTCGACGTCCTGGAGCAGATGATCTGA
- a CDS encoding ABC transporter permease, protein MSVSEKTGSWAVVADVPRRISASRRRMLLTIMPIVVLVVLVVAIGVANPNFLRPSSIWTALDSAVPIMILAAGAMLVILCGGIDLSIAALASLSSVLVALWIPILDGWAVPAVVLVGAAAGLLQGAVHVVAQVPSFLVTLGGLAVWSGIALVASGASTIGVSGTTLDWTFTRLTDARIPSAVVIAVVVVALFALVLHLTPARRWLIAIGSSEPAALLAGAPVAQVKIAAFTVSGACAGFAGVMLVGRTFSGAPSLADSLLLPVVAAIVVGGTAITGGFGGIGRTVIGVLIITVLRVGLSVAGVDPSYEQIFYGVLVIAAVALTIDRSKLPFVK, encoded by the coding sequence ATGTCCGTATCCGAGAAGACCGGCTCCTGGGCCGTCGTCGCCGACGTCCCGCGCCGCATCAGCGCGTCGCGGCGACGGATGCTGCTCACGATCATGCCGATCGTCGTGCTCGTGGTGCTCGTCGTCGCGATCGGCGTGGCGAACCCGAACTTCCTGCGGCCGTCGAGCATCTGGACCGCGCTCGACTCCGCCGTGCCGATCATGATCCTCGCCGCTGGGGCGATGCTCGTGATCCTGTGCGGCGGGATCGACCTCTCGATCGCGGCGCTCGCCTCGCTGTCGTCGGTACTCGTGGCGCTCTGGATCCCCATCCTCGACGGGTGGGCGGTGCCGGCGGTCGTGCTCGTCGGCGCGGCGGCCGGGTTGCTGCAGGGTGCCGTGCACGTCGTCGCCCAGGTGCCCTCGTTCCTCGTCACCCTCGGCGGGCTCGCCGTGTGGTCGGGCATCGCGCTCGTGGCATCCGGCGCCTCGACGATCGGCGTCAGCGGGACGACGCTCGACTGGACGTTCACGCGGCTGACCGACGCGCGCATCCCGAGCGCGGTCGTGATCGCGGTCGTCGTCGTCGCGCTGTTCGCGCTCGTGCTGCACCTGACCCCGGCCCGGCGCTGGCTGATCGCGATCGGCAGCTCCGAGCCCGCCGCCCTCCTCGCCGGCGCGCCCGTCGCACAGGTGAAGATCGCGGCGTTCACCGTGTCGGGGGCGTGCGCCGGGTTCGCCGGCGTCATGCTCGTCGGCCGGACGTTCAGCGGGGCGCCGAGCCTCGCGGACTCCCTCCTGCTGCCGGTGGTCGCCGCGATCGTGGTGGGTGGAACGGCGATCACCGGCGGGTTCGGCGGCATCGGCCGCACGGTCATCGGCGTGCTCATCATCACGGTGCTGCGCGTCGGACTGTCGGTCGCGGGCGTCGACCCGTCGTACGAGCAGATCTTCTATGGTGTGCTCGTGATCGCCGCCGTGGCCCTGACCATCGATCGCTCGAAGCTGCCGTTCGTGAAATGA